Proteins encoded together in one Verrucomicrobiia bacterium window:
- a CDS encoding PEP-CTERM sorting domain-containing protein yields MKLLTKPAVWAAGVSLIAAGAQAFTANDIYLGFSQSGAAGDYLIDLGQVSAIGVGGSTVVDLSSSVSLSQFNSTFVSGPNGVSVGAVGGESAFPSSYSIFATTLRITGPGNPAVAGSDLSSASHSQSVISSAVSDLTQVAFPTAGNGTVDAGKTWASHVLTLGPGSFYGDSGINPSSTMDASGVVYQDLWGATPSGAYTYLGYFSLDLGGSEASLTFTPTAAPVPEPSGMALFGLGAVVCLFTLRNHNHNRRRGDYV; encoded by the coding sequence ATGAAATTACTTACCAAACCAGCGGTATGGGCGGCTGGAGTCAGCCTGATCGCAGCCGGTGCGCAGGCGTTCACGGCCAATGACATTTATCTCGGCTTCAGCCAATCGGGCGCGGCGGGCGATTATCTCATCGATCTCGGGCAGGTCAGCGCCATTGGCGTGGGCGGTTCGACCGTGGTGGATCTGAGCAGTTCCGTTTCACTCAGCCAGTTCAACTCCACGTTCGTCAGCGGTCCCAACGGCGTCAGCGTGGGCGCGGTGGGTGGCGAGAGCGCGTTTCCCTCCAGTTACAGCATCTTCGCCACCACGCTGCGCATCACGGGCCCGGGCAACCCGGCCGTGGCCGGCTCCGATCTGAGCAGCGCCAGTCACAGTCAATCGGTCATCTCCAGCGCGGTGTCCGACCTCACCCAGGTGGCCTTTCCGACGGCGGGCAACGGGACGGTGGATGCGGGTAAAACGTGGGCCAGCCACGTGTTGACCCTGGGACCGGGCTCGTTTTATGGCGATTCGGGGATCAATCCCAGCTCAACGATGGACGCTTCGGGCGTCGTTTATCAGGACTTGTGGGGGGCCACTCCTTCCGGCGCCTACACCTATCTGGGTTACTTCTCGCTCGATCTCGGCGGCTCAGAGGCCAGCCTGACGTTTACCCCCACGGCGGCGCCGGTTCCGGAGCCGAGCGGCATGGCGCTTTTCGGCCTCGGCGCGGTGGTCTGCCTCTTCACGCTCCGCAACCACAATCACAACCGGCGCCGCGGCGATTACGTGTGA